The Streptococcus viridans genome includes a window with the following:
- a CDS encoding beta-class carbonic anhydrase → MSYFENFLKANQAYVELHGDLHLPIKPKTQVAIVTCMDSRLHVAPALGLALGDAHILRNAGGRVTEDMIRSLVISQQQMGTREIVVLHHTDCGAQTFENEGFRQHLKKELGVDVGDQDFLPFQDIYESVREDVALLKASPLIPDDVIISGAVYDVDTGLITEVTD, encoded by the coding sequence ATGTCCTATTTTGAGAATTTTTTAAAAGCCAATCAAGCCTATGTTGAATTGCACGGAGATCTCCATCTTCCGATCAAACCGAAAACGCAAGTGGCCATTGTGACCTGTATGGACTCTCGTCTTCACGTGGCACCAGCACTGGGGCTTGCTTTGGGAGATGCCCATATTTTGCGGAATGCAGGTGGGCGCGTGACAGAGGACATGATTCGTTCCTTGGTCATCTCACAGCAACAGATGGGGACTCGAGAAATCGTGGTCTTGCACCATACAGACTGTGGAGCACAAACCTTTGAGAATGAAGGCTTCCGTCAGCATCTGAAGAAGGAACTGGGAGTTGATGTTGGAGACCAAGACTTCCTACCCTTTCAAGATATCTACGAGAGCGTCCGTGAGGATGTTGCTCTCTTAAAAGCATCGCCACTGATTCCAGACGACGTCATTATCTCAGGAGCTGTCTATGATGTCGATACAGGATTGATCACTGAGGTGACAGATTAA
- a CDS encoding gamma-glutamyl-gamma-aminobutyrate hydrolase family protein codes for MCRTIVGVSANLCAVDPDGKNIHSSVSCKFAETIKQVGGLPMVIPVGDPSFAKDYIETVDKLILSGGQNVHPSFYGEKIAIESDDYNLERDQFELALLKEAVRQNKPVLAICRGVQLVNVAFGGTLHQEVEGHWQGLPFGTSHSIETKKGSVVERLFGQASQINSVHRQSIKDLAPNFRVTAIDPRDQTIEAIEAVDGHRIIGLQWHPEFLVKEEKGNLELFRYLLQEL; via the coding sequence ATGTGTAGAACGATTGTTGGAGTCTCTGCCAATCTATGTGCAGTGGATCCAGATGGGAAAAATATCCATTCGTCTGTATCTTGTAAATTTGCGGAAACCATTAAGCAAGTAGGTGGCCTTCCTATGGTCATCCCAGTGGGGGACCCATCTTTTGCCAAAGATTACATCGAAACAGTGGACAAGCTCATCCTCAGTGGGGGACAAAATGTCCATCCTAGCTTTTATGGAGAAAAGATCGCCATTGAGAGTGACGACTACAATCTCGAGCGTGATCAGTTTGAATTGGCCTTGTTAAAAGAAGCGGTCCGTCAAAACAAGCCGGTTCTAGCCATCTGCCGAGGGGTTCAGTTGGTTAATGTCGCCTTCGGTGGGACTCTCCATCAAGAAGTGGAAGGACACTGGCAGGGCCTTCCTTTTGGCACTTCTCATTCAATTGAGACCAAAAAAGGCAGTGTGGTGGAGCGTCTCTTTGGGCAAGCTAGCCAGATCAATTCTGTTCATCGCCAAAGTATCAAGGACTTGGCGCCCAACTTTCGAGTGACTGCCATTGATCCACGAGATCAGACCATTGAAGCCATCGAAGCAGTAGATGGTCATCGCATCATCGGCTTGCAATGGCATCCAGAGTTCCTAGTCAAAGAAGAAAAAGGCAATCTCGAACTCTTCCGCTATCTGTTGCAAGAATTGTAA
- a CDS encoding Spy0128 family protein: protein MKKLAIYLLMTLSLLMVSFTLFSKIVNAETSKKVDVITDVKIQNDKGEALTGPVGRYDSFRLNAKFALEGKNVKAGDTTEVSVASPIDIKSQDFEINDSITGKLIANAKVDAATGKIILTFTKFVEEKNDVSGSFFFYAQVNKVKSPNDGEVPVKVSVNDKVKFTGKVTSGTIGGGNRYSIIKSGWSEKGNKELGFRISVNRTNEVINDAVVTDTLKSPGITYKPGSFKIKKGTWEYNNGKWELKNAKDVTADYTVNINGNSFSINLGNIAADDQFAIEYGTDVNYAVVDGEKILNQATIKGSNKDEYSSNSTVKIQIAGGEGIGYEFSIKVTKVDEQNRPLKGAKFQVVRQATGQVIGEFESDANGEFTVKNILRDKYIIKEIQAPEGYGLAEDTIVEASEFTTPTKPVSKTIVNKKEKPAKTQATIELDKNLTGRDLVDGEFSFELYEGENKLQTTTNQSGKITFEPIEFTAEGEHTYTVKEVKGNDATITYDASEKQVTVKVTRDGDALKAEVVYPESKTFTNAFTPNATTATIELTKELTGRDLVDGEFSFELYEGTNKLQTVTNKSGKVTFDAISYTAEGEHTYTVKEVKGDNATIAYDTAEKQVTVKVTRDGNALKAEVVYPENKTFTNAFTPNATTATIELSKELTGRELVDGEFSFELYEGANKLQTVTNKSGKVTFDAISYTAEGEHTYTVKEVKGDNATIAYDASEKQVTVKVTRDGDALKAEVVYPESKTFTNAFTPNATTATIELTKELTGRDLVDGEFSFELYEGANKLQTVTNKAGKVSFDAISYTAEGEHTYTVKEVKGNVPGITYDTAEKQVTVQVTKDGDNLKATVVYPESKVFANTYSAPSPAKAQISASKILEGRDLKDGEFSFNLLDEAGEVLQTKQNAADGSVAFDEISYSQEDAGKTFHYTIKEVIPQSQEKGMTYDQASIEVTVTVTKDDASNTIKATVAYGAKTSFTNTFVTSEIPPTPPVVEKPEAKLYTIQLHKVNGEGRALAGAVFGLFEADGSTPVANPYGEGQATATSDANGLVSFVGFEAKNYVVKELTAPEGYQLSTASIAVSATELSAATDLVVDKGNVVNQPFTEIPPTPPVVEKPELTLYSIQLHKVNNEGKALAGAVFGLFEADGVTPVANPYGEGQATATSDANGLVTFTGLEAKDYVVKEITAPAGYQLSEEAITVSSSQLIASTDQVLDQGKVVNKPFTAIPPTPPVVEKPELKLYTIQLHKINPFYQSLAGAVFGLFEADGVTPVANPYGEGQATATSDANGLVRFVGFEAKDYVVKELTAPAGYQLSTDSITVSAAELTAATDLVVDKGNVVNQLTPPKGKTPPPSTDKPRKEIPSNPPKGKTPPPSTEKPEKEIPSNPPKEDKKEVLPSTGQSMSEGLVATGLALAVAGSALVYKKREN, encoded by the coding sequence ATGAAAAAGTTGGCAATATATCTATTGATGACGCTTTCATTGTTGATGGTAAGCTTTACGCTTTTTTCAAAAATTGTAAATGCAGAAACGTCAAAAAAAGTGGATGTCATCACGGATGTAAAGATTCAAAATGATAAAGGTGAAGCTTTGACAGGACCGGTTGGTCGATACGATAGTTTTCGTCTGAATGCAAAGTTTGCTTTGGAGGGAAAAAATGTTAAAGCTGGAGATACCACAGAAGTTAGCGTTGCCTCTCCAATAGATATCAAATCTCAAGATTTTGAGATTAATGACTCAATTACTGGTAAATTGATCGCTAATGCAAAGGTTGACGCTGCGACTGGTAAAATTATCTTGACCTTTACAAAATTTGTGGAAGAAAAAAATGATGTTTCAGGTTCATTTTTCTTCTATGCTCAAGTTAATAAAGTAAAATCTCCAAATGATGGAGAGGTTCCAGTTAAGGTTTCTGTAAATGATAAAGTGAAATTCACAGGAAAAGTTACAAGTGGGACAATCGGTGGAGGTAACCGCTACTCTATCATTAAATCGGGTTGGAGCGAAAAAGGAAACAAAGAGCTTGGCTTCCGAATTTCTGTAAACAGAACGAATGAAGTCATTAATGATGCTGTTGTTACAGATACCTTGAAATCGCCAGGTATCACCTACAAGCCAGGAAGTTTCAAGATTAAAAAAGGAACTTGGGAATATAACAATGGTAAATGGGAACTCAAAAACGCAAAAGATGTTACCGCTGACTATACAGTGAATATTAATGGAAATTCATTTTCTATTAATCTAGGTAATATTGCTGCTGATGATCAATTTGCTATTGAATATGGGACAGATGTAAACTATGCTGTTGTTGATGGTGAAAAAATTCTTAACCAAGCTACTATCAAGGGAAGCAATAAGGATGAATACTCATCAAATAGTACAGTGAAAATCCAAATTGCTGGTGGTGAAGGTATTGGTTACGAATTTAGTATTAAAGTTACTAAGGTAGACGAACAAAACAGACCTCTTAAAGGAGCAAAATTCCAAGTTGTTCGACAAGCAACTGGTCAAGTGATTGGTGAATTCGAGTCAGATGCGAACGGTGAATTTACTGTCAAGAACATCCTTCGTGACAAATACATCATCAAAGAAATTCAAGCTCCGGAAGGCTATGGGTTGGCAGAAGATACAATTGTTGAAGCTAGTGAATTTACGACACCAACGAAACCTGTTAGCAAAACAATTGTAAACAAGAAAGAGAAGCCAGCCAAAACTCAAGCTACTATCGAGCTGGATAAAAATCTTACAGGTCGTGACTTGGTAGACGGCGAGTTTAGCTTTGAATTGTACGAAGGTGAAAACAAGCTTCAAACAACGACTAACCAAAGTGGGAAAATTACATTCGAACCGATTGAGTTCACAGCAGAAGGTGAACATACATACACTGTAAAAGAAGTCAAAGGTAATGATGCCACTATTACTTACGATGCCTCTGAAAAACAAGTGACTGTTAAAGTCACTCGTGATGGAGATGCCTTGAAGGCAGAAGTCGTCTATCCAGAAAGCAAAACATTTACCAATGCCTTCACACCAAACGCAACAACTGCAACAATTGAGTTGACGAAAGAGTTGACAGGTCGTGACTTGGTAGACGGTGAGTTTAGCTTTGAATTGTACGAAGGTACTAACAAGCTTCAAACTGTTACCAACAAATCTGGCAAAGTAACCTTTGATGCTATCTCTTACACAGCAGAAGGTGAACACACTTACACTGTGAAAGAGGTCAAAGGCGATAATGCCACTATTGCTTACGACACAGCTGAAAAACAAGTGACTGTTAAAGTTACTCGTGATGGAAATGCCTTGAAGGCAGAAGTCGTCTATCCAGAAAACAAAACATTTACCAATGCCTTCACACCAAACGCAACGACTGCAACAATTGAGTTGTCTAAAGAGTTGACAGGTCGTGAATTGGTAGACGGTGAGTTTAGTTTTGAGTTGTACGAAGGTGCAAACAAACTTCAAACTGTTACCAACAAATCTGGCAAAGTAACCTTTGATGCTATCTCTTACACAGCAGAAGGTGAACACACTTACACTGTTAAAGAGGTCAAAGGGGACAATGCTACGATTGCTTACGATGCTTCTGAAAAACAAGTGACTGTTAAAGTTACTCGTGATGGAGATGCCTTGAAGGCAGAAGTCGTCTATCCAGAAAGCAAAACATTTACTAATGCCTTCACACCAAACGCAACGACTGCAACAATTGAGTTGACGAAAGAGTTGACAGGTCGTGACTTGGTAGATGGCGAATTTAGTTTTGAATTGTACGAAGGAGCTAACAAGCTTCAAACTGTTACCAACAAAGCTGGTAAAGTAAGCTTTGATGCGATTTCTTACACAGCAGAAGGTGAACACACTTACACTGTGAAGGAAGTCAAGGGGAACGTACCAGGTATCACATACGATACAGCCGAAAAACAAGTAACCGTTCAGGTAACTAAAGATGGAGACAACCTAAAAGCAACAGTTGTCTATCCAGAAAGCAAGGTCTTTGCAAATACTTACTCAGCTCCAAGTCCAGCAAAAGCTCAGATTTCAGCCAGCAAGATTTTAGAAGGTCGTGACCTAAAAGATGGCGAATTCAGTTTTAACTTGTTGGATGAAGCTGGAGAAGTTCTTCAAACAAAACAAAATGCAGCAGATGGTTCTGTAGCATTTGACGAAATTTCTTATTCACAAGAAGATGCAGGAAAAACTTTCCACTACACGATTAAGGAAGTAATCCCTCAATCTCAAGAAAAAGGAATGACCTACGACCAAGCGAGCATCGAAGTTACAGTAACTGTTACGAAAGATGATGCAAGCAATACCATCAAGGCTACAGTGGCATATGGTGCGAAGACATCCTTCACCAATACCTTTGTCACAAGTGAAATCCCACCAACACCACCAGTCGTTGAAAAACCAGAAGCTAAGCTTTATACGATTCAGCTTCACAAGGTGAATGGTGAAGGTCGAGCTTTAGCGGGAGCAGTCTTTGGACTCTTTGAAGCGGATGGTAGCACACCAGTTGCCAACCCTTATGGCGAAGGTCAAGCGACAGCGACATCTGATGCTAATGGTCTTGTAAGCTTTGTAGGCTTTGAGGCTAAGAATTATGTAGTGAAAGAATTGACAGCACCAGAAGGTTACCAACTATCAACTGCTTCAATCGCTGTCTCTGCAACAGAATTGAGCGCTGCGACAGACTTGGTAGTGGATAAAGGAAATGTGGTGAACCAACCGTTTACTGAAATCCCACCAACTCCGCCAGTAGTTGAGAAACCGGAATTGACTCTCTACAGCATTCAATTGCACAAAGTTAACAATGAAGGCAAAGCCTTGGCAGGAGCAGTCTTTGGACTCTTTGAAGCAGATGGTGTGACACCAGTTGCAAATCCATATGGCGAAGGTCAAGCGACAGCGACATCCGATGCTAACGGTCTTGTGACCTTTACAGGACTTGAAGCAAAGGATTATGTAGTGAAAGAAATCACTGCTCCAGCAGGATACCAACTTTCTGAAGAAGCGATTACTGTTTCATCTAGTCAATTGATTGCTTCAACTGATCAAGTACTTGATCAAGGTAAAGTAGTCAATAAACCATTCACTGCTATTCCACCAACTCCACCAGTGGTTGAGAAACCAGAATTGAAGCTTTATACCATTCAGCTTCACAAGATAAATCCATTCTACCAATCTCTAGCAGGAGCAGTCTTCGGACTCTTTGAAGCAGATGGTGTGACACCAGTTGCGAATCCATATGGCGAAGGTCAAGCGACTGCAACATCTGATGCCAATGGTCTTGTAAGATTTGTAGGTTTTGAGGCTAAGGATTATGTGGTGAAAGAATTGACTGCTCCAGCAGGATACCAACTTTCAACCGATTCAATCACTGTTTCTGCAGCGGAATTAACTGCTGCGACAGATTTGGTAGTAGATAAAGGGAATGTTGTCAATCAACTGACTCCTCCAAAAGGGAAAACCCCACCACCTTCTACTGACAAACCAAGAAAAGAAATTCCATCAAATCCTCCAAAAGGGAAAACCCCACCACCTTCTACTGAAAAACCAGAAAAAGAAATTCCATCAAATCCTCCAAAAGAGGATAAAAAAGAAGTTCTTCCTTCTACTGGTCAATCAATGAGTGAAGGACTAGTGGCTACAGGACTCGCATTGGCGGTTGCTGGAAGTGCCTTGGTTTACAAAAAACGTGAGAATTAA
- the radA gene encoding DNA repair protein RadA has protein sequence MAKKKTTFICQNCAYNSPKYLGRCPNCGSWSSFVEEVEVAEVKNARVSLTGEKTKPMKLADVTSINVHRTKTEMEEFNRVLGGGVVPGSLVLIGGDPGIGKSTLLLQVSTQLSQVGTVLYVSGEESAQQIKLRAERLGDIDSEFYLYAETNMQSVRAEVERIQPNFLIIDSIQTIMSPEISGVQGSVSQVREVTAELMQLAKTNNIAIFIVGHVTKEGTLAGPRMLEHMVDTVLYFEGERHHTFRILRAVKNRFGSTNEIGIFEMQSGGLVEVLNPSQVFLEERLDGATGSAIVVTMEGSRPILAEVQALVTPTVFGNAKRTTTGLDFNRVSLIMAVLEKRCGLLLQNQDAYLKSAGGVKLDEPAIDLAVAVAIASSYKELPTNPQEAFIGEIGLTGEIRRVTRIEQRINEAAKLGFTKIYAPKNSLQGIAIPNGIQVIAVSTVGEVLKRVFS, from the coding sequence ATCGCTAAGAAAAAAACGACATTTATTTGTCAAAATTGTGCCTACAATTCACCTAAGTATCTAGGGCGCTGTCCTAACTGTGGTTCTTGGTCTTCTTTTGTCGAGGAGGTTGAGGTCGCCGAGGTCAAGAATGCCCGTGTGTCCTTGACAGGTGAGAAAACCAAGCCCATGAAACTGGCGGATGTGACCTCTATCAATGTCCATCGTACCAAGACGGAAATGGAGGAATTCAACCGCGTCCTTGGAGGTGGTGTCGTCCCAGGAAGTCTCGTCCTCATCGGGGGAGATCCAGGGATTGGGAAGTCTACTCTCCTCCTTCAAGTATCGACCCAACTATCTCAAGTGGGAACAGTTCTCTATGTCAGTGGCGAGGAGTCGGCCCAGCAGATCAAGTTACGGGCAGAGCGCTTGGGGGATATCGATAGCGAGTTTTACCTCTATGCTGAGACCAATATGCAAAGCGTGCGTGCGGAAGTGGAACGCATCCAGCCTAACTTCCTTATCATCGACTCCATCCAGACCATTATGTCTCCGGAGATTTCAGGGGTACAGGGATCGGTTTCTCAGGTGCGCGAGGTGACGGCTGAGCTCATGCAGCTGGCCAAAACCAATAACATCGCCATCTTTATCGTCGGTCATGTGACCAAGGAAGGAACCTTGGCGGGCCCGCGTATGCTGGAGCACATGGTGGATACGGTGCTCTACTTTGAGGGGGAACGCCACCACACCTTCCGGATCCTGAGAGCGGTGAAAAATCGCTTTGGCTCGACCAATGAGATTGGAATCTTTGAGATGCAATCAGGTGGACTGGTCGAAGTCCTCAATCCCAGTCAGGTCTTTCTAGAAGAACGTTTGGATGGGGCGACTGGCTCTGCCATTGTCGTCACCATGGAAGGAAGTAGACCAATCTTGGCGGAAGTTCAGGCCTTGGTGACACCGACTGTATTTGGAAATGCCAAGCGGACGACAACGGGTCTTGACTTTAATCGGGTCAGCCTCATCATGGCTGTGTTAGAGAAACGTTGCGGACTTCTTCTCCAAAATCAGGATGCCTATCTCAAGTCAGCTGGTGGTGTCAAACTGGACGAACCAGCCATTGACTTAGCCGTAGCGGTGGCCATTGCTTCTAGCTACAAGGAGCTTCCAACCAATCCTCAAGAGGCCTTTATCGGTGAGATTGGCTTGACTGGGGAGATTCGTCGCGTGACTCGGATTGAGCAACGGATCAACGAAGCGGCTAAACTTGGCTTCACTAAGATTTATGCGCCAAAAAATTCTCTCCAAGGCATCGCGATCCCAAATGGCATTCAAGTGATAGCTGTCTCTACTGTAGGAGAGGTTCTTAAAAGAGTCTTTTCTTAA
- a CDS encoding histidine phosphatase family protein has product MKIIFVRHGEPDYSMLDKLENPQLYSGFGRDLAPLTGKGRSLAKEVAKTACFGKAEIIISSSVTRALETAHYIAVETGLDLFVEPFFHEWRPDLDGTNSDLTSVLVAHEYYLKHQGGLAEDSPYRYETDLEMRHRFLRALEKYKNYKTIIIVTHGMLMRQFVPNEKIDFCQVIECEIEI; this is encoded by the coding sequence ATGAAGATTATCTTTGTCCGTCATGGGGAGCCAGATTATAGTATGCTTGATAAACTTGAAAATCCGCAACTCTATAGTGGTTTTGGTCGTGATTTAGCACCATTGACAGGAAAAGGTCGCAGTCTGGCAAAAGAAGTTGCTAAAACTGCATGTTTTGGAAAGGCAGAGATTATTATTTCATCGTCTGTGACGAGGGCTTTAGAAACAGCACATTATATAGCAGTTGAAACAGGATTGGACTTATTTGTGGAGCCGTTTTTTCATGAGTGGCGTCCAGACTTAGATGGCACTAACTCTGATTTAACTAGTGTATTGGTAGCTCATGAATATTATCTAAAACATCAAGGAGGTTTAGCTGAAGATTCTCCTTATCGCTATGAAACTGATCTAGAGATGCGTCATCGTTTTTTAAGAGCTTTGGAAAAATATAAAAATTATAAAACTATTATCATTGTAACTCACGGAATGCTCATGCGCCAGTTTGTGCCAAATGAGAAGATTGATTTTTGTCAAGTGATTGAGTGTGAGATAGAGATTTAG
- a CDS encoding TIGR00266 family protein: protein MQFFTDNNVQFPLVELSLNQGETVYIQRGSMVYHTPNVTLNTKLNASGSGVGRFVKAVGRSMVSGESTFITQVFAQSNNAYLALAPDSPGQVVPLYLGEKQYRLNDGAFLALDGTAFYTMEFQSIGKALFGGQGGFFVMTTQGQGTLLVNAYGSIKKIELNNQEITIDNAHVVAWSQSLDYRIHLENGFWQSIGTGEGVVNTFRGTGEIYVQSLNLQTFAGLLNRYLPRRS from the coding sequence ATGCAATTTTTTACAGATAACAATGTGCAGTTCCCTTTGGTCGAGCTATCTCTCAATCAAGGTGAGACTGTTTATATTCAGCGAGGGAGTATGGTCTACCATACACCTAATGTGACCCTCAACACCAAATTAAATGCCAGCGGCTCCGGTGTAGGACGCTTTGTAAAAGCAGTTGGACGGTCAATGGTTTCGGGTGAAAGTACTTTTATCACCCAGGTTTTTGCCCAGTCTAATAATGCTTACCTAGCCTTGGCGCCTGACTCACCAGGTCAGGTTGTACCACTGTATTTGGGTGAAAAGCAGTATCGATTGAACGATGGTGCCTTTCTAGCCCTTGATGGAACGGCCTTCTATACAATGGAGTTCCAATCAATCGGTAAGGCTCTTTTTGGTGGTCAGGGAGGATTCTTCGTCATGACGACCCAAGGTCAGGGAACTCTCTTGGTGAATGCCTACGGCTCTATTAAAAAAATTGAGCTAAACAATCAAGAAATCACGATTGATAATGCCCATGTCGTTGCTTGGAGCCAGTCGTTGGATTATCGTATTCATTTGGAAAATGGTTTCTGGCAATCAATCGGAACAGGAGAGGGAGTCGTCAATACCTTTAGAGGGACTGGTGAGATCTATGTTCAAAGTCTCAACCTTCAAACCTTTGCTGGCTTGCTGAATCGCTATTTACCAAGACGATCATAA
- a CDS encoding NAD(P)H-dependent glycerol-3-phosphate dehydrogenase has product MEKQTVAVLGPGSWGTALSQVLNDNGHEVRLWGNIQEQIDEINTNHTNQRYFKDIVISDQITATTDLKAALDSVDAILFVVPTKVTRLVAKQVAETLDHPVKVMHASKGLEPNSHKRISQILEEEIPASLRSEIVVVSGPSHAEETIVRDITLITAASKDLETARYVQELFSNHYFRLYTNTDVIGVETAGALKNIIAVGAGALHGLGFGDNAKAAIITRGLAEITRLGVKLGASPLTYSGLSGVGDLIVTGTSIHSRNWRAGDALGRGEKLEDIEANMGMIIEGISTTKAAYELAQELDVYMPITQAIYQVIYEGQDIREAINFMMSNEFKEENEWN; this is encoded by the coding sequence ATGGAAAAACAAACCGTTGCAGTATTGGGTCCTGGTTCATGGGGAACAGCCCTTTCACAAGTCCTCAATGATAACGGCCATGAAGTCCGTCTCTGGGGAAATATCCAAGAACAGATCGATGAAATTAACACCAATCATACCAATCAGCGCTATTTTAAAGATATCGTTATTAGTGATCAGATTACCGCTACGACCGATCTGAAAGCAGCCTTGGACAGTGTAGATGCCATCCTCTTTGTGGTTCCGACTAAGGTAACCCGCTTGGTAGCTAAACAAGTCGCTGAGACTCTGGACCATCCTGTCAAAGTCATGCACGCGTCCAAAGGTTTAGAACCAAACAGTCACAAACGGATTTCTCAGATCTTAGAAGAGGAAATCCCTGCTTCTCTCCGTAGCGAGATTGTGGTCGTATCTGGGCCAAGTCATGCTGAAGAAACCATCGTTCGTGATATTACTCTGATTACAGCAGCTTCTAAGGATTTAGAAACAGCTCGTTACGTTCAAGAACTCTTTAGCAACCACTACTTCCGTCTCTATACCAATACAGATGTGATTGGGGTAGAAACGGCTGGAGCTTTGAAAAATATTATCGCTGTTGGTGCTGGAGCCCTCCATGGACTCGGCTTTGGGGACAATGCCAAGGCTGCCATCATCACACGTGGACTAGCTGAAATTACCCGTCTAGGTGTTAAACTAGGTGCCAGCCCCTTAACCTATAGTGGACTATCCGGAGTTGGGGACCTGATCGTGACAGGGACTTCCATCCACTCTCGGAACTGGCGAGCTGGGGATGCCCTCGGTCGCGGTGAAAAACTGGAAGATATCGAAGCCAACATGGGCATGATCATCGAAGGGATTTCAACCACTAAGGCTGCCTACGAACTGGCTCAAGAGCTAGACGTCTACATGCCAATCACACAAGCCATCTACCAAGTAATTTATGAAGGGCAAGATATTCGTGAAGCCATCAACTTCATGATGAGCAACGAATTTAAAGAAGAAAATGAGTGGAACTAA
- a CDS encoding dUTP diphosphatase gives MTKIRGFELVSSYTNQELLPKRETAHAAGYDLKVAERTVITPGEIVLVPTGVKAYMQAGEVLYLYDRSSNPRKKGLVLINSVGVIDGDYYGNPGNEGHIFAQMKNITDQEVILEVGERVVQAVFAPFLIADGDEADGVRTGGFGSTGH, from the coding sequence ATGACAAAAATTCGTGGATTTGAACTTGTATCAAGCTATACCAATCAAGAATTGCTGCCAAAACGGGAGACAGCCCATGCGGCTGGCTACGACTTAAAGGTGGCAGAACGTACAGTGATTACACCAGGAGAGATCGTCCTCGTTCCAACTGGGGTCAAGGCCTATATGCAAGCTGGAGAGGTGCTTTATCTTTACGACCGTTCCTCTAATCCTCGTAAGAAGGGCTTGGTTTTGATCAACTCTGTGGGGGTTATTGATGGAGACTACTATGGCAATCCAGGCAATGAAGGCCATATCTTTGCTCAGATGAAAAATATTACCGACCAGGAAGTTATTCTTGAAGTTGGTGAACGCGTGGTTCAGGCTGTCTTTGCTCCTTTCTTAATTGCAGATGGAGATGAGGCGGATGGCGTACGGACCGGTGGATTTGGGTCAACAGGGCACTAA
- the galU gene encoding UTP--glucose-1-phosphate uridylyltransferase GalU, giving the protein MTKVRKAVIPAAGLGTRFLPATKALAKEMLPIVDKPTIQFIVEEALKAGIEDILVVTGKSKRSIEDHFDSNFELEYNLKEKGKNDLLKLVDETTGMRLHFIRQKHPNGLGDAVLQAKAFVGNEPFVVMLGDDLMDITDDTATTLTKQLMNDYDETHASTIAVMKVPHEEVSSYGVIAPQGEGINGLYSVETFVEKPAPEEAPSDLAIIGRYLLTPEIFQILENQKPGAGNEIQLTDAIDTLNKTQRVFAREFKGRRYDVGDKFGFMKTSIDYALQHPQVKDDLKQYIIDLGKKLETSEQTSD; this is encoded by the coding sequence ATGACAAAAGTTAGAAAAGCAGTCATTCCTGCGGCTGGACTTGGAACTCGTTTCCTACCTGCTACTAAAGCCCTGGCCAAAGAAATGCTGCCAATCGTGGATAAGCCAACCATCCAATTCATCGTTGAGGAAGCCCTTAAGGCTGGCATCGAGGATATTCTCGTTGTCACTGGTAAATCAAAACGTTCGATCGAAGACCACTTCGACTCAAACTTTGAACTTGAGTACAACCTCAAGGAAAAAGGGAAAAATGACCTGTTGAAACTGGTCGATGAAACTACCGGGATGCGCCTCCACTTCATTCGTCAAAAACATCCGAACGGCCTTGGAGATGCTGTCCTTCAGGCGAAGGCCTTCGTTGGGAATGAGCCTTTCGTCGTGATGCTGGGTGATGACCTCATGGATATCACAGATGATACAGCGACTACGCTCACCAAGCAATTGATGAATGACTACGATGAGACACATGCTTCAACCATTGCTGTCATGAAAGTTCCCCATGAAGAAGTTTCTTCCTACGGTGTCATTGCTCCTCAAGGGGAAGGCATCAACGGACTCTATAGCGTTGAAACCTTTGTCGAAAAACCGGCACCTGAAGAGGCACCGAGTGACCTTGCCATTATCGGTCGCTACTTATTGACTCCAGAAATCTTCCAGATTTTGGAAAACCAAAAACCAGGCGCTGGAAATGAAATCCAATTAACGGATGCCATTGATACCTTAAACAAGACCCAACGAGTATTTGCCCGTGAATTTAAGGGCAGACGCTACGATGTGGGGGACAAGTTTGGTTTTATGAAAACATCTATTGATTATGCCTTGCAACACCCACAGGTTAAAGATGATCTCAAACAATACATCATTGATCTTGGAAAAAAATTAGAAACATCTGAACAAACTTCGGACTAG